The proteins below come from a single Asanoa ferruginea genomic window:
- a CDS encoding glycosyltransferase — translation MPIQNDAAEPVRIFRNDWSVLQPPEIGRWTPTRTVSVVIPAYNCQESLNLTLASLAHQTYPAELLEVVIADDTSDPPIELPKIRPSNCRIVRVADHSSGWGRSNALHVGATNSTGEIIHWLDADMVVYPEHVEAQARWHHVSDEVVTLGHKRFVGTGWSTPEEVAERCAAGTINTLFAWDETDPHDYVEKIIDDTDQLRAGDHLNFRAHVGATAALTRRLYEETGGLDTSLRLGEDTEFGFRLTQAGAAYVPEPKAGSWHMGPTNMMQRGEQLRRYNHPFLADLMPHPRWLRPAGNRAWKVPLVTAVVPAEGSFELVRTCVDRLLASDVNDLRILLVADWSAITQERMSVLNDPLLDRRLIEATYRSEPRVALVSAVPETVYPSPYLLRVPVTCGVDANTVRRLVGVADEWQVGLVRVLPPGVTGPDAAVELWRTSALSRAARIRRADETWEKAVLAVAGERWVSGTDFAVTDLADLPESDLVSPRPRLVSRPAKAKKASYSGVETIPVGGARSLAMATKFVARRYADAATRKLRARKAKSE, via the coding sequence GTGCCGATCCAGAACGACGCAGCAGAGCCGGTGCGGATCTTCCGCAACGACTGGAGCGTCCTGCAGCCGCCCGAGATCGGCCGCTGGACGCCCACCCGCACGGTGTCCGTCGTCATCCCGGCCTACAACTGCCAGGAGTCGCTCAACCTGACGCTGGCGTCGCTGGCGCACCAGACCTACCCGGCTGAGCTGCTGGAGGTCGTCATCGCCGACGACACCAGCGACCCGCCGATCGAGCTGCCGAAGATCCGTCCCAGCAACTGCCGGATCGTCCGGGTCGCCGACCACTCGTCCGGCTGGGGCCGGTCCAACGCGCTGCACGTCGGTGCGACCAACAGCACCGGTGAGATCATCCACTGGCTCGACGCCGACATGGTCGTCTACCCCGAACACGTCGAGGCACAGGCCCGCTGGCACCACGTGAGCGACGAGGTGGTCACCCTCGGCCACAAGCGCTTCGTCGGCACCGGCTGGTCGACCCCCGAAGAGGTCGCCGAGCGCTGCGCGGCCGGCACCATCAACACCCTCTTCGCCTGGGACGAGACCGACCCGCACGACTACGTCGAAAAGATCATCGACGACACCGACCAGCTCCGGGCCGGCGACCACCTCAACTTCCGCGCCCACGTCGGCGCGACCGCGGCCCTGACCCGGCGCCTCTACGAGGAGACCGGCGGCCTCGACACCAGCCTGCGGCTGGGCGAAGACACCGAGTTCGGCTTCCGCCTGACCCAGGCCGGCGCGGCTTACGTGCCCGAGCCGAAGGCCGGCAGCTGGCACATGGGCCCGACCAACATGATGCAGCGCGGCGAGCAGCTGCGCCGCTACAACCACCCGTTCCTGGCCGACCTGATGCCCCACCCGCGCTGGCTCCGCCCGGCCGGCAACCGCGCCTGGAAGGTCCCCCTGGTCACCGCGGTCGTCCCGGCCGAGGGCAGCTTCGAACTGGTCCGCACCTGCGTCGACCGCCTGCTGGCCAGCGACGTGAACGACCTGCGGATCCTGCTGGTCGCCGACTGGTCGGCCATCACCCAGGAGCGGATGTCGGTGCTCAACGACCCGCTGCTCGACCGCCGCCTGATCGAGGCGACCTACCGCTCCGAGCCGCGCGTCGCCCTGGTCTCCGCGGTCCCCGAAACGGTCTACCCGTCGCCCTACCTGCTGCGGGTCCCGGTCACCTGCGGCGTCGACGCCAACACCGTGCGCCGCCTGGTCGGCGTGGCCGACGAATGGCAGGTCGGCCTGGTCCGGGTGCTGCCGCCGGGCGTCACCGGCCCGGACGCCGCGGTCGAACTGTGGCGCACATCAGCACTCAGCCGCGCCGCCCGCATCCGCCGCGCCGACGAGACCTGGGAGAAGGCCGTCCTGGCCGTGGCGGGCGAACGCTGGGTCAGCGGCACCGACTTCGCCGTGACCGACCTGGCCGACCTCCCCGAGAGCGACCTGGTCTCACCTCGCCCCCGCCTGGTGTCCCGCCCGGCCAAGGCCAAGAAGGCCAGCTACAGCGGCGTCGAAACGATCCCGGTGGGTGGCGCACGATCGCTGGCGATGGCCACCAAGTTCGTCGCCCGCCGCTACGCCGACGCCGCCACCCGGAAGCTCCGCGCCCGCAAGGCAAAGAGCGAATAG
- a CDS encoding DUF2750 domain-containing protein: protein MSQSGSQAAAFFRELVRHRIVWYVRDDLGSPAPKTSSGERALPYWSSKTRARRAADIWGNGLRVVSTPLEAWRTEDLPELREEGYRVGISWTGPRLVGWDFTVAEVLNRLAHALHEGPYADDNEAPS, encoded by the coding sequence GTGAGCCAGAGCGGGAGTCAAGCAGCAGCGTTCTTCAGAGAGCTCGTCCGCCATCGGATCGTCTGGTATGTGCGCGACGACCTGGGCAGCCCTGCCCCGAAGACCTCCAGTGGAGAGCGCGCGTTGCCGTATTGGTCGTCCAAGACCCGCGCGCGACGGGCAGCCGACATCTGGGGCAACGGCCTACGCGTTGTTTCCACACCACTGGAAGCCTGGAGAACCGAAGACCTCCCGGAGCTCAGAGAAGAGGGATATCGGGTCGGGATCAGCTGGACCGGGCCTCGCCTCGTCGGCTGGGACTTCACCGTGGCCGAGGTGCTCAACAGACTGGCACACGCGCTACACGAAGGCCCCTACGCCGACGACAACGAAGCCCCGAGCTAA
- a CDS encoding glycosyltransferase family 2 protein, which produces MLTVVVPVHNVARYLDICLESLARQTYRDLDVVLVDDGSTDGSGELAAAWPARDPRFRLVRQANAGLGAARNAGASLATGDYLAFVDADDVLPAYAFEILVNALEQTGSDFATGDVRLLTDGSLTPSPLHAGTHRETRLAVDPREHRYLVYDRLACNKVWRRSFWGDTRFPEGVHYEDIPVTVPLYGRARAVDVLGLPVYYWRQRPPGDPSISQRLAEQRNLDDRFAAVTTARRELEPGFATWYAETALQSDLRLVLEVLPDVDDAYRSRFRKLTAAFLADVDPAVLDRLPARLATAWRLAQGDDLDPLVDLVREVQASGLAGMAAWRDPAAPAARLAAARWSGDRLRLEIAGARSPVSLLWLRESAAPHRVVALPAAGKGGTVSGTLRPSRLQPGEWTVNIGPPRTLLRVTDPIPPLPSSWIDPHTRVTPLARAGALRVLVDRPTIYATAARVDGPDLCIEGSGPPAADLLLHIERAPGVPSRSYPVTAAGDGWSARLPLTDLAHPTPAVPAEPVATWLVALGAPGAATTPLLTGPQFARTATADFVADTNPRGGLTIT; this is translated from the coding sequence ATGCTGACCGTCGTCGTTCCGGTGCACAATGTGGCACGCTATTTGGACATTTGCCTCGAATCGCTGGCCCGGCAGACCTACCGCGACCTCGACGTCGTGCTGGTCGACGACGGCTCGACCGACGGCAGTGGCGAGTTGGCGGCGGCGTGGCCGGCCCGGGACCCTCGGTTCCGGCTGGTCCGGCAGGCCAACGCCGGCCTGGGCGCGGCCCGCAACGCCGGGGCTTCCCTGGCCACCGGCGATTACCTCGCCTTCGTCGACGCCGATGACGTGCTTCCGGCGTACGCCTTCGAAATCCTGGTCAACGCCCTCGAACAGACCGGTTCGGACTTCGCGACCGGCGACGTAAGGCTGCTCACCGACGGTTCGCTGACCCCGTCGCCGCTGCACGCGGGCACCCACCGGGAGACCCGGCTCGCGGTCGACCCGCGCGAGCACCGCTACCTGGTCTACGACCGGCTCGCCTGCAACAAGGTCTGGCGCCGGTCGTTCTGGGGCGACACCCGGTTCCCGGAGGGCGTGCACTACGAGGACATCCCGGTGACGGTGCCGCTCTACGGCCGGGCGCGCGCGGTCGACGTGCTGGGGCTGCCGGTCTACTACTGGCGGCAACGCCCGCCCGGCGACCCGTCGATCAGCCAGCGGCTGGCCGAGCAGCGCAACCTCGACGACCGTTTCGCGGCGGTGACGACCGCTCGCCGCGAACTCGAGCCGGGGTTCGCCACCTGGTATGCCGAGACCGCCCTCCAGAGCGACCTGCGCCTGGTGCTGGAGGTGCTACCGGACGTCGACGACGCCTACCGGTCCCGCTTCCGCAAACTGACCGCCGCCTTCCTTGCCGACGTCGACCCGGCCGTGCTCGACCGCCTGCCGGCCCGGCTGGCCACCGCCTGGCGGCTGGCTCAGGGCGACGACCTGGACCCGCTGGTCGACCTGGTCCGCGAGGTCCAGGCCAGCGGCTTGGCCGGCATGGCGGCGTGGCGCGACCCGGCCGCGCCGGCCGCCCGGTTGGCCGCGGCCCGCTGGTCCGGCGACCGGCTGCGCCTGGAAATCGCCGGTGCCCGAAGCCCGGTATCGCTGTTGTGGCTCCGCGAGTCCGCCGCGCCGCACCGGGTGGTCGCTCTACCGGCGGCCGGCAAGGGCGGCACGGTCAGCGGCACCCTCCGCCCGTCACGCCTGCAACCGGGGGAGTGGACCGTGAACATCGGCCCGCCGCGCACTCTGCTCCGGGTCACCGACCCGATCCCGCCGCTGCCATCGAGCTGGATCGACCCGCACACCCGGGTGACCCCGTTGGCCCGCGCTGGTGCGCTCCGGGTCCTGGTCGACCGCCCGACGATCTACGCCACCGCGGCCCGCGTGGACGGCCCGGACCTGTGCATCGAGGGCTCCGGCCCCCCGGCGGCGGACCTCCTGCTCCACATCGAGCGAGCCCCCGGCGTGCCGTCGCGCTCCTACCCGGTGACGGCGGCGGGCGACGGCTGGTCGGCCCGGCTTCCCCTCACGGACCTTGCCCACCCCACTCCGGCCGTGCCAGCCGAGCCGGTCGCAACCTGGCTCGTGGCCCTCGGCGCCCCCGGCGCGGCGACGACCCCACTGCTCACCGGCCCACAGTTCGCGCGCACCGCAACGGCCGACTTCGTGGCCGACACCAACCCCCGCGGCGGCCTGACAATCACCTAG
- a CDS encoding bifunctional glycosyltransferase/CDP-glycerol:glycerophosphate glycerophosphotransferase yields MAESGRGGSPLISFIVPVYNVRAYLRQCLDSVLADSSVPLELIVVDDQSTDGSADILAEYAARDRRVTMITVDRNGGQGPARNRGLEVATGDYVWFVDSDDWLADGIVAAVAARIAHTDPDVVIVDHVRAHWDGTNERSQNRFGTAPEVFAPHEWPAVIEVLHTPWNKVVRRSLLLATGFQFRTGWYEDIPFTYRVLLAADRITLLDRVGVHYRQRRVGAATRTVGDGHFAIFTNWAEVFDNLDDTRPGAEQLRGLLFRRMLWHFLIVRGNDDRLPNELRARFFAEMTSHYHRYLPPGGYPAPGGLAGVKNRLVAGGRHRTFQALRMGFKRAQDAKATGNLALRAAKQGKRAARFSRSAALRAYYHSELRRPRDPQLALFAAYWYRGYACNPAAIYEKAKELAPGVRGVWVVRRDKVASLPAGVPYVVAGTRAYFQALARATYLVNNVNWPNYVVKRPGSTHVMTHHGTPLKVMGLDQREFPGGVQDPDFAGQMRRADRWDWSITSNAFTTQMWERAYPCRYRTLEAGYPRNDRLALATSEEVASVRAKLGIEPGQRVVLYASTHREHLPGYHPPFDPARLREAAGPDAVLLMRSHYFLDRAGAAKDPVDLPGVRDVSAYPSVEDLYLAADVLVTDYSSVMFDYAVLDRPIVIYAPDWDAYRMIRGVYFDIVAEPPGAVALTFDDLLEAFRTGAVDNDAATKARADFRRRFATLDDGHAAERVVKTIFNG; encoded by the coding sequence GTGGCGGAATCGGGCCGCGGCGGCAGCCCTCTGATCAGCTTCATCGTTCCGGTCTACAACGTCCGGGCTTACCTGCGGCAGTGCCTCGACTCGGTGCTCGCCGACAGCTCGGTCCCGCTCGAGTTGATCGTGGTCGACGACCAGTCGACCGATGGCAGCGCCGATATTCTCGCCGAATACGCCGCTCGCGACCGGCGAGTGACCATGATCACAGTCGACCGCAACGGCGGTCAGGGCCCGGCCCGCAACCGCGGCCTGGAAGTCGCCACCGGCGACTACGTCTGGTTCGTCGACAGCGACGACTGGCTGGCCGACGGCATCGTCGCGGCGGTCGCCGCCCGGATCGCGCACACCGACCCTGACGTTGTGATCGTCGACCACGTCCGGGCCCACTGGGACGGCACGAACGAGCGCTCGCAGAACCGCTTCGGCACCGCTCCCGAGGTCTTCGCGCCGCACGAGTGGCCGGCCGTGATCGAGGTGCTGCACACCCCGTGGAACAAGGTCGTCCGGCGCTCGCTGCTGCTGGCCACCGGCTTCCAGTTCCGCACCGGCTGGTACGAGGACATCCCGTTCACCTACCGCGTGCTGCTGGCCGCCGACCGGATCACGCTGCTCGACCGGGTCGGCGTCCACTACCGGCAGCGCCGGGTCGGCGCGGCCACCCGCACGGTCGGTGACGGGCACTTCGCGATCTTCACGAACTGGGCCGAGGTCTTCGACAACCTCGACGACACCCGGCCGGGCGCGGAGCAACTGCGCGGGCTGCTGTTCCGCCGGATGCTCTGGCACTTCCTGATCGTCCGGGGCAACGACGACCGGCTGCCCAACGAGCTGCGGGCCCGCTTCTTCGCCGAGATGACCAGCCACTACCACCGCTACCTGCCGCCCGGCGGCTACCCGGCGCCGGGTGGGCTGGCCGGGGTGAAGAACCGGCTGGTCGCCGGCGGCCGGCACCGCACGTTCCAGGCGCTCCGGATGGGCTTCAAGCGGGCGCAGGACGCCAAGGCGACCGGCAACCTCGCGCTGCGCGCCGCCAAGCAGGGCAAGCGGGCCGCCCGGTTCAGCCGCTCGGCCGCGCTGCGCGCCTACTACCACTCCGAGCTGCGCCGGCCGCGCGATCCGCAGCTCGCCCTGTTCGCCGCCTACTGGTACCGCGGCTACGCCTGCAACCCGGCGGCGATCTACGAGAAGGCAAAAGAGCTGGCGCCGGGCGTACGCGGAGTCTGGGTGGTCCGCCGCGACAAGGTCGCGTCGCTGCCGGCCGGTGTGCCCTACGTGGTGGCCGGCACCCGGGCCTACTTCCAGGCCCTGGCCCGGGCGACCTACCTGGTCAACAACGTCAACTGGCCCAACTACGTGGTCAAGCGTCCGGGCAGCACCCACGTGATGACCCACCACGGTACGCCGCTCAAGGTGATGGGCCTCGACCAGCGCGAGTTCCCGGGCGGGGTGCAGGACCCCGACTTCGCCGGCCAGATGCGCCGCGCCGACCGGTGGGACTGGAGCATCACGTCCAACGCGTTCACGACGCAGATGTGGGAGCGGGCCTACCCGTGCCGCTACCGCACGCTGGAGGCCGGCTACCCGCGCAACGACCGGCTCGCGCTGGCCACGTCGGAGGAGGTCGCGTCGGTTCGGGCGAAGCTGGGCATCGAGCCCGGGCAGCGGGTGGTGCTCTACGCCTCGACGCACCGCGAGCACCTGCCGGGCTACCACCCGCCGTTCGACCCCGCCCGGCTGCGCGAGGCCGCCGGCCCCGACGCGGTGCTGCTGATGCGCAGCCACTACTTCCTCGACCGTGCCGGCGCCGCGAAGGACCCGGTCGACCTACCCGGGGTACGCGACGTCTCCGCCTACCCGTCCGTCGAAGATCTCTACCTGGCGGCCGACGTGCTGGTCACCGACTACTCGTCGGTGATGTTCGACTACGCGGTGCTGGACCGGCCGATCGTGATCTACGCGCCCGACTGGGACGCCTACCGGATGATCCGCGGCGTCTACTTCGACATCGTGGCCGAGCCGCCGGGCGCGGTCGCGCTGACGTTCGACGACCTGCTCGAAGCGTTCCGCACCGGCGCGGTCGACAACGACGCCGCGACCAAGGCCCGCGCCGACTTCCGCCGGCGGTTCGCCACCCTCGACGACGGCCACGCCGCCGAGCGAGTGGTCAAGACGATCTTCAACGGCTGA
- a CDS encoding DUF5941 domain-containing protein, protein MTVAVLLPGPDPALTDRLAAQLRAAGAREVRDTLPPDLAEPVLICAGDLVAHDAVIRHVATAPGPGTVALVLAAGPCEPVREERGQLVPGAPTGVSGGLIRVGVADLPALTTVAGPVVADLLAAGVQITAHRVRLLVAHRVAGPAELPAALAEVAAVDSDQAELRLAVKEQDDFFTTYFVSTWSPVVTRASARLRLTPTGVTAISVVVVAAAAALFAFGGGRLAWLLGGILLYLGFVLDCVDGQLARYTRTFSVFGGWLDTVADRAKEYLVYAGLAVGAERAGVHGAWALAVAAIALQTVRHMTDTWYGTLHDVAARAPVPAAADAGGAGGVAGRLGAVSARVRADTGSVAYWLKRTAAFPIGERWAAMALLAALFGPRVALIGVLAGIVVAFAYTLGLRTLRARGLRVSAFAGVVANEQRDDGPIARLLGRSGVRGPLTAAFAAALVGALFLAGAAAGLGGGDLRAVTLSAAVALLVAALPAGAPHDRPLDFLVPAALRAAEYLFVIAVGVGFDVPRWGTYLLLFALALWHYDLTARLEKREAGGWLHRWGLGWDGRVLVLALGCASGQAAATTVTIASYLLLTFVLGSVIWWRNRAAAAAL, encoded by the coding sequence GTGACGGTAGCCGTCCTGCTGCCCGGTCCCGACCCGGCGCTCACGGACCGGCTCGCCGCCCAACTCCGCGCCGCCGGTGCCCGCGAGGTCCGCGACACCCTCCCGCCCGACCTTGCCGAGCCGGTGCTCATCTGCGCCGGCGACCTGGTCGCCCACGACGCGGTGATCCGACACGTGGCCACCGCACCGGGGCCCGGCACGGTCGCGCTGGTGCTCGCCGCCGGCCCGTGCGAGCCGGTCCGCGAGGAGCGCGGCCAACTCGTTCCCGGCGCGCCGACCGGGGTGTCCGGCGGGTTGATCCGGGTCGGCGTCGCCGACCTGCCGGCCCTGACCACCGTCGCCGGACCGGTGGTCGCCGACCTCCTGGCCGCGGGTGTGCAGATCACCGCCCATCGGGTACGCCTCCTCGTCGCACACCGGGTCGCCGGACCGGCCGAGCTCCCGGCCGCCCTGGCCGAGGTGGCCGCGGTCGACTCCGACCAGGCCGAGCTGCGGCTGGCGGTCAAGGAACAGGACGACTTCTTCACCACCTACTTCGTCAGCACGTGGTCGCCGGTCGTCACCCGGGCGTCGGCCCGGCTGCGGCTCACGCCGACCGGGGTCACCGCGATCTCGGTGGTCGTGGTCGCGGCCGCCGCGGCGCTGTTCGCCTTCGGTGGTGGCCGGCTCGCCTGGCTGCTCGGCGGCATCCTGCTCTACCTGGGCTTCGTGCTCGACTGCGTCGACGGTCAACTGGCCCGCTACACGCGCACCTTCAGCGTGTTCGGCGGCTGGCTCGACACGGTCGCCGACCGGGCCAAGGAATACCTGGTCTACGCCGGTCTCGCGGTTGGCGCGGAGCGGGCCGGTGTGCACGGCGCCTGGGCGCTGGCCGTCGCCGCGATCGCGCTGCAAACCGTGCGGCACATGACCGACACCTGGTACGGCACGCTGCACGACGTCGCCGCCCGGGCGCCGGTGCCCGCCGCGGCCGATGCCGGCGGTGCGGGCGGCGTGGCCGGCCGGCTCGGCGCGGTCTCCGCCCGGGTCCGGGCCGACACCGGCTCGGTCGCCTACTGGCTCAAGCGCACGGCCGCCTTCCCGATCGGCGAGCGGTGGGCGGCGATGGCGCTGCTGGCCGCGCTCTTCGGCCCGCGGGTCGCCCTGATCGGGGTGCTGGCCGGCATCGTCGTGGCGTTCGCCTACACGCTCGGGCTGCGTACCCTGCGCGCCCGTGGCCTGCGGGTTTCCGCCTTCGCCGGAGTGGTGGCCAACGAGCAGCGCGACGACGGCCCGATCGCCCGGCTGCTCGGCCGGTCCGGCGTGCGCGGGCCGCTCACCGCCGCGTTCGCCGCCGCGCTGGTCGGCGCGCTGTTCCTGGCCGGCGCCGCTGCCGGGCTGGGCGGCGGCGACCTGCGCGCGGTGACCCTGAGCGCCGCGGTCGCGCTGCTGGTCGCCGCATTGCCGGCCGGCGCGCCGCACGACCGCCCGCTCGACTTCCTGGTGCCCGCCGCGCTCCGGGCCGCCGAATATCTCTTCGTGATCGCCGTCGGGGTCGGCTTCGACGTCCCGCGGTGGGGCACCTACCTGCTGCTTTTCGCGCTCGCGCTGTGGCACTACGACCTGACCGCCCGGCTGGAGAAGCGCGAGGCCGGCGGCTGGCTGCACCGTTGGGGCCTCGGCTGGGACGGGCGGGTTCTGGTGCTCGCCCTCGGCTGCGCGTCCGGGCAGGCCGCCGCGACAACGGTTACGATCGCGTCTTATCTCTTACTGACATTCGTGCTGGGTAGTGTGATTTGGTGGCGGAATCGGGCCGCGGCGGCAGCCCTCTGA
- a CDS encoding ABC transporter ATP-binding protein, which produces MFIHRGGRQPNPGEFWPLRDVNFAINPGDAVGVIGKNGTGKSTLLRLIAGVLIPDEGKIHVSGKVAPLLELSAGFSNDLTGRENVHLVGSLHGLSNAFLKAHFDEIVDFAGEQVSKAIDTPVRHYSSGMKVRLGFSVIARLSHPILLVDEVMAVGDAEFRKKCYATIEKLLAEGRTLVLVSHNESDLTRFCNRGLYFDEGKLITDGTVREALDAYNAVVPT; this is translated from the coding sequence ATGTTCATCCACCGCGGCGGCCGGCAGCCCAACCCGGGCGAGTTCTGGCCGCTGCGCGACGTCAACTTCGCCATCAACCCGGGCGACGCGGTCGGCGTGATCGGCAAGAACGGCACGGGCAAGAGCACGCTGCTGCGGCTGATCGCGGGCGTGCTGATCCCCGACGAGGGCAAGATCCACGTCAGCGGCAAGGTCGCGCCGCTGCTCGAGCTCTCCGCAGGCTTCTCCAACGACCTCACCGGCCGGGAGAACGTGCACCTGGTCGGCTCGCTGCACGGGCTGTCCAACGCGTTCCTCAAGGCGCACTTCGACGAGATCGTCGACTTCGCCGGCGAGCAGGTCAGCAAGGCCATCGACACGCCGGTCCGGCACTACTCGTCGGGCATGAAGGTGCGCCTCGGCTTCTCGGTGATCGCCCGCCTGTCGCACCCGATCCTGCTGGTCGACGAGGTCATGGCGGTCGGCGACGCGGAGTTCCGCAAGAAGTGCTACGCCACCATCGAGAAGCTCCTCGCCGAGGGCCGCACGCTGGTGCTGGTCTCGCACAACGAAAGCGACCTCACCCGGTTCTGCAACCGCGGGCTCTACTTCGACGAGGGCAAGCTGATCACCGACGGCACGGTGCGTGAGGCCCTCGACGCCTACAACGCGGTCGTACCCACGTGA
- a CDS encoding ABC transporter permease, giving the protein MTSSVMTLWDNRNALRLLVRRDLAVKYQQSFLGYLWSLIEPLGVAAIYWFVFGVLYGTQSNRHLGSADNSYPLYLITGIFAWSWANAAMGEATSALTGQARLITTMKVAREVFPIGRVVGRFAEFVAGLPILIILAVVFGELHFDWQLLALPLAVVLQTIFLTGLALLLSSLNVLLRDVEKLMRLGLRVLFYATPIIYPLSLVQSSGMPGWIKTAYELNPLVGILQLYHAVWYPDMFPSAQLLGVTAGASVVLLIGGWWVFRRLEPAVLKEL; this is encoded by the coding sequence GTGACATCGAGCGTGATGACGTTGTGGGACAACCGCAACGCGCTTCGGCTGCTGGTCCGCCGCGACCTCGCGGTCAAATACCAGCAGTCTTTCCTCGGTTACCTGTGGTCACTGATCGAGCCGCTCGGCGTTGCCGCGATCTACTGGTTTGTCTTCGGCGTCCTCTACGGCACCCAAAGCAACCGGCACCTGGGTTCGGCCGACAATTCCTACCCGCTTTATCTGATCACCGGCATCTTCGCCTGGTCGTGGGCCAACGCCGCGATGGGCGAAGCGACCAGCGCGCTCACCGGCCAGGCCCGGTTGATCACCACGATGAAGGTGGCCCGCGAGGTCTTCCCGATCGGCCGGGTGGTCGGCCGGTTCGCCGAGTTCGTGGCCGGCCTGCCGATCCTGATCATCCTGGCCGTCGTCTTCGGTGAGCTGCACTTCGACTGGCAACTGCTCGCGCTGCCGCTGGCGGTGGTGCTCCAGACGATCTTCCTGACCGGTCTCGCGCTGCTGCTCTCCTCGCTCAACGTGCTGCTCCGCGACGTCGAGAAGCTGATGCGGCTCGGCCTGCGGGTGCTGTTCTACGCGACGCCGATCATCTATCCGCTCTCGCTGGTGCAGTCCTCGGGCATGCCGGGCTGGATCAAGACGGCCTACGAGCTCAACCCGCTGGTCGGCATCCTCCAGCTCTACCACGCCGTCTGGTACCCGGACATGTTCCCCAGCGCGCAGTTGCTCGGCGTCACGGCGGGCGCCAGCGTCGTCCTGCTGATCGGTGGCTGGTGGGTGTTCCGCCGGCTCGAACCGGCCGTCCTCAAGGAGCTGTAG
- a CDS encoding L-serine ammonia-lyase — protein MISAFDLFTVGIGPSSSHTVGPMRAARTFAASLADDGLLASTARVRAELFGSLGATGHGHGSDRAVVLGLSGETPEGVDTDAVPKLVTLTAETRRLALLGRHEIDFDPADDVVLHRRRSLPYHPNGMTFAAYDDAGGTLRERTYYSVGGGFVVDEEAAGADRIKPDSTPVRYPFSTGAELLARAQEAKGSISDVMLANELSWRSEEEIRAGLLDIWRVMRECVERGCERDGTLPGGLKVRRRAAELNRKLRTELAGDPLRVMDWVTLFALAVNEENAAGGRVVTAPTNGAAGIIPAVLHYYTRFVPEASPDGVVRFLLTAAAVGVLFKENASISGAEVGCQGEVGSACSMAAAGLAEALGGTPEQVENAAEIGMEHNLGLTCDPVGGLVQIPCIERNAVASIKAITAARLAMRGDGVHHVSLDKVIKTMRETGADMKVKYKETARGGLAVNVIEC, from the coding sequence ATGATCAGCGCATTCGACCTCTTCACGGTCGGTATCGGACCGTCGAGTTCGCACACGGTCGGCCCGATGCGGGCGGCGCGTACCTTCGCCGCCAGCCTCGCCGACGACGGCCTGCTGGCCAGCACGGCGCGGGTGCGGGCCGAGCTGTTCGGGTCGCTCGGCGCCACCGGCCACGGGCACGGCAGCGACCGGGCCGTGGTGCTCGGCCTGTCCGGTGAGACGCCGGAGGGTGTCGACACCGACGCGGTGCCCAAGCTGGTCACCCTCACGGCCGAGACCCGCCGGCTGGCGCTGCTCGGCCGGCACGAGATCGACTTCGACCCGGCCGACGACGTGGTCCTGCACCGCCGCCGGTCGCTGCCTTACCACCCCAACGGCATGACCTTCGCGGCGTACGACGACGCGGGCGGGACCCTGCGGGAGCGCACCTACTACTCGGTCGGCGGCGGATTCGTCGTCGACGAGGAAGCGGCCGGCGCCGACCGGATCAAACCGGACAGCACGCCCGTCCGTTACCCGTTCAGCACCGGCGCCGAATTGCTCGCCCGCGCCCAGGAAGCCAAGGGTTCGATCTCTGACGTGATGCTCGCCAACGAGCTGTCCTGGCGCTCCGAAGAAGAGATCCGGGCCGGCCTGCTGGACATCTGGCGGGTCATGCGCGAGTGCGTCGAGCGCGGCTGTGAACGCGACGGCACGCTGCCCGGCGGGCTCAAGGTCCGGCGGCGGGCGGCCGAGCTCAACCGCAAGCTGCGCACCGAACTGGCCGGCGACCCGCTGCGGGTGATGGACTGGGTGACCCTGTTCGCCCTGGCCGTCAACGAGGAGAACGCCGCCGGTGGCCGGGTGGTGACCGCGCCGACCAACGGCGCCGCCGGCATCATCCCGGCGGTGCTGCACTACTACACCCGGTTCGTCCCCGAGGCGTCGCCCGACGGCGTGGTCCGCTTCCTGCTGACCGCCGCGGCGGTCGGTGTGCTCTTCAAGGAGAACGCCTCGATCTCCGGCGCCGAGGTCGGCTGCCAGGGCGAGGTCGGCTCGGCCTGCTCGATGGCGGCCGCCGGGCTGGCCGAGGCGCTGGGCGGCACACCGGAGCAGGTGGAGAACGCCGCCGAGATCGGCATGGAACACAACCTGGGCCTGACCTGCGACCCAGTCGGCGGCCTGGTGCAGATCCCGTGCATCGAGCGCAACGCGGTCGCGAGCATCAAGGCGATCACTGCCGCCCGGCTGGCGATGCGCGGCGACGGAGTGCACCACGTCTCGCTCGACAAGGTCATCAAGACCATGCGGGAGACCGGCGCCGACATGAAGGTCAAATACAAGGAGACCGCTCGGGGCGGTCTCGCGGTCAATGTCATCGAATGTTGA
- a CDS encoding PspC domain-containing protein, whose protein sequence is MSARLTRPRDDRWIAGVCSGLGRRFGMSSNTVRLLFLLSCLLPGPQVLIYLALWIIMPSEGRYPAHA, encoded by the coding sequence ATGAGCGCCAGACTCACCCGCCCCCGCGACGACCGCTGGATCGCCGGGGTGTGCAGCGGGCTCGGCCGCCGGTTCGGCATGTCCAGCAACACGGTGCGGCTGCTGTTCCTGCTGTCCTGCCTGCTGCCCGGTCCCCAGGTGCTGATCTACCTGGCGCTCTGGATCATCATGCCGAGCGAGGGCCGCTACCCCGCGCACGCCTGA